In the Litoribacterium kuwaitense genome, one interval contains:
- a CDS encoding dihydrodipicolinate synthase family protein, with protein MKKLFGVTTAMVTPMYANGEVNYSETAKLTEFLISKGVDCLYPLGTTGEMLKLSLEERKEVAETVIRAANQRVPVFVHIGAMTVKETLVLAEHAVQAGADGIGVVTPIYFPASGEDIEHYYATIANALPKDFPIYLYSIPQLSGNELPVKVVKRLAESYPNIVGMKYSYPDFLMLKDYLSIRSNDFSVLTGTDALFVPALAMGCDGVVSGVSSVYPEPFVHIYRSFQAMDLNDAREMQRHADRIIKILQAGANIAYFKSGLEHRGIKAGSVKGPQQDLNKRLNEELVQELNEWISELSEKKLMSIY; from the coding sequence ATGAAAAAGCTGTTTGGCGTTACAACGGCCATGGTTACTCCAATGTACGCTAACGGTGAAGTTAATTATTCTGAAACAGCTAAGCTGACAGAATTTTTAATTTCGAAAGGAGTCGATTGCCTTTATCCGCTAGGTACTACGGGAGAAATGTTAAAACTATCTTTAGAAGAGCGTAAAGAGGTTGCTGAAACGGTTATTCGTGCGGCAAACCAACGCGTGCCGGTTTTCGTTCATATTGGTGCGATGACCGTGAAAGAAACACTTGTGCTGGCCGAGCATGCTGTTCAAGCGGGGGCTGACGGCATTGGCGTAGTCACACCTATCTATTTTCCTGCAAGCGGAGAAGACATTGAGCATTATTATGCGACAATTGCGAACGCATTGCCGAAGGATTTTCCAATTTATCTTTACAGCATACCTCAATTATCTGGGAATGAGCTTCCGGTGAAAGTCGTAAAGCGTTTAGCTGAATCATATCCGAATATTGTCGGCATGAAGTATAGCTATCCCGATTTTCTCATGCTAAAGGATTATTTGTCCATTCGTTCAAATGATTTTTCTGTCTTAACTGGTACTGATGCTCTGTTTGTCCCTGCTTTAGCGATGGGCTGTGATGGTGTAGTGTCAGGGGTGTCAAGCGTTTATCCAGAGCCTTTTGTACATATTTATCGTTCGTTTCAAGCCATGGACTTAAATGATGCACGTGAGATGCAGAGGCATGCCGATCGCATCATCAAGATTTTGCAAGCAGGAGCAAATATAGCCTATTTTAAAAGTGGACTTGAACATAGAGGGATTAAAGCCGGATCAGTGAAAGGTCCACAACAAGACCTTAATAAACGGTTAAATGAAGAGCTTGTTCAGGAGCTCAACGAATGGATTTCTGAGCTTTCTGAGAAAAAACTTATGTCCATTTACTGA
- a CDS encoding LacI family DNA-binding transcriptional regulator, which produces MKKVTMNDVAKDAGVSIATVSKVINNKGYVGQQTFENVVMSIQRLGYRVNANARSLKSAMSNKVAVLISDISNFYLMSLAKQIEKTIRTLGMHMILLSHNDDEAQEYAALQIILEQQVAAVVIIPTGGNNETIDYIKNLRIPVIAIDREVEGVETDLIVDDNHFGSYESMFYLHQLGHHRIGVIYGHFKNSIARDRYQGAVDAIKDFQLDSEDSLIKKADFSEESAFQQTTELLQSGEMPTAIYSCNNTMTKGVIKAIWEQRLKIGEDISVIAFGERSQWELFRPQLTLMTQPVNQIGVEASILLRDRLTSSMDFPLKTIVIKPILDEGKSCWRLH; this is translated from the coding sequence ATGAAAAAAGTGACGATGAATGATGTAGCCAAGGACGCCGGTGTGTCCATTGCTACGGTTTCTAAAGTGATCAACAATAAAGGCTATGTAGGTCAGCAAACGTTTGAAAATGTCGTGATGTCAATACAGCGTCTAGGTTACAGAGTAAATGCAAATGCAAGAAGTTTAAAATCAGCAATGTCAAATAAAGTAGCTGTTTTGATTTCTGATATTTCGAATTTTTATCTGATGTCCCTTGCCAAACAGATTGAGAAAACGATTCGTACGCTTGGGATGCATATGATTTTACTTAGTCATAATGATGATGAAGCACAAGAGTATGCCGCGTTGCAAATTATTTTGGAACAGCAGGTTGCAGCTGTAGTGATCATACCAACTGGTGGAAATAACGAGACGATTGATTATATTAAAAATTTACGAATCCCCGTCATTGCGATCGATCGCGAGGTGGAAGGGGTTGAGACCGACCTTATCGTTGATGACAATCACTTTGGTTCTTATGAAAGTATGTTTTACCTGCATCAGCTAGGACATCATCGTATTGGTGTCATCTATGGTCACTTTAAAAATTCGATTGCACGTGATCGTTATCAGGGCGCGGTAGACGCAATTAAAGACTTTCAATTGGATTCAGAAGATTCGCTGATTAAAAAGGCTGATTTTAGTGAGGAGAGCGCATTTCAGCAAACAACGGAGCTGTTGCAGTCTGGTGAGATGCCAACTGCGATTTACTCTTGTAATAACACGATGACAAAAGGAGTCATAAAAGCCATTTGGGAGCAGCGTCTTAAAATTGGTGAAGATATTTCTGTCATCGCGTTTGGAGAGCGGTCACAGTGGGAGCTTTTTAGGCCACAATTGACATTAATGACACAGCCGGTCAATCAAATTGGCGTGGAAGCATCTATCCTTTTGCGCGACCGACTGACTTCGAGTATGGATTTTCCATTAAAAACGATTGTCATCAAACCAATATTGGACGAAGGAAAGTCTTGCTGGAGATTACATTAG
- a CDS encoding tripartite tricarboxylate transporter substrate binding protein: MKRCYGLTVFIFTLLLLSACGGATTTQGDQAQQGEATQGEGNSTDYPEKQVEVVVPVAAGGASDMVSRTIAAEMEKELGVPVVVTNKAGGSGAPGMYSVRDASADGYTVGYVPVELSMLESLGLAEISPEDFTALGQLMTIPSAITVRSDAPYSTLEEFIQYANQNPGEVNIGNSGTGSIWHIAAAAFAQAAEIDVEHVPYEGAAPAVSALMGGHIDAVTVSTSEALSGIESGDFKVLAVMSDAPDANVPDIPTLQDLGYDVNLSGWGGFVVPKETPQDIVETLQAAFKTAYDSEAFQKLLEERGMTPGYKAGGDFQSFAKEQYDYFSEIISQIEFE, translated from the coding sequence ATGAAAAGGTGTTATGGATTAACTGTGTTTATCTTTACTCTACTACTGCTGTCCGCCTGCGGTGGAGCAACGACGACTCAAGGTGACCAAGCCCAACAAGGAGAAGCAACTCAAGGGGAAGGGAATTCAACAGATTATCCTGAGAAACAGGTTGAAGTGGTCGTTCCAGTAGCTGCGGGTGGAGCATCTGATATGGTTTCGCGAACGATTGCGGCAGAAATGGAGAAAGAGCTAGGTGTGCCAGTAGTTGTTACGAATAAAGCTGGTGGCTCTGGTGCTCCAGGAATGTATTCTGTAAGAGACGCATCAGCAGACGGTTATACCGTTGGTTATGTTCCGGTCGAGCTGTCTATGTTAGAGAGTTTAGGTTTAGCTGAAATATCGCCAGAAGATTTTACTGCTCTTGGTCAATTAATGACGATACCTTCCGCTATTACTGTTCGTTCTGATGCCCCATACAGCACCCTTGAAGAATTTATTCAGTATGCAAACCAAAATCCAGGTGAAGTCAATATAGGGAACTCAGGTACCGGATCGATTTGGCATATTGCAGCCGCAGCGTTCGCACAGGCGGCCGAGATCGATGTAGAGCACGTGCCTTATGAAGGGGCAGCACCAGCTGTCAGTGCTTTAATGGGCGGACATATTGATGCAGTTACTGTAAGTACTTCGGAGGCTTTGTCTGGGATCGAAAGCGGAGACTTTAAAGTTTTAGCCGTCATGAGTGACGCGCCTGACGCAAACGTCCCGGACATTCCAACCCTGCAAGATTTAGGCTATGATGTCAATCTTTCTGGATGGGGCGGTTTTGTCGTGCCAAAAGAGACACCACAGGATATCGTTGAAACATTACAAGCCGCATTTAAAACGGCATATGACAGTGAGGCTTTTCAGAAGCTATTAGAAGAAAGAGGGATGACGCCAGGCTACAAAGCTGGAGGAGATTTTCAAAGCTTTGCGAAGGAGCAATATGACTACTTTAGTGAAATCATTTCACAAATTGAATTTGAGTAA
- a CDS encoding tripartite tricarboxylate transporter TctB family protein, with amino-acid sequence MRTANICFDLILLIVCGWLFWLTFSFTTLFTQDGIGPSYFPRLILIVLMMTTLVDLFKSFFIEKKRFLPPEAKSLVVRLILFSSVIALFITLMEGIPFIINASVSLFLLSLIINISVLPAIITSVALSVTVYFIFTAGFNVIL; translated from the coding sequence ATGCGTACAGCGAATATATGCTTTGATTTAATTTTGCTCATCGTTTGTGGCTGGTTATTTTGGCTAACCTTTTCCTTTACAACATTATTTACTCAAGATGGCATCGGTCCGTCTTATTTTCCGCGCCTGATTTTAATCGTATTAATGATGACGACGCTCGTTGATTTATTTAAAAGCTTCTTCATTGAAAAAAAACGGTTTCTGCCTCCAGAGGCAAAAAGCTTGGTTGTCAGGCTTATATTGTTTAGTTCAGTGATTGCCTTGTTTATTACTTTGATGGAGGGTATCCCATTTATCATCAATGCAAGTGTATCTCTGTTTCTTTTGTCACTCATTATTAACATCTCTGTTCTTCCGGCAATAATTACATCGGTAGCCCTCAGTGTCACTGTCTATTTTATCTTTACAGCTGGATTTAACGTCATTCTGTAA
- a CDS encoding tripartite tricarboxylate transporter permease, which yields MLAQVFTPGTLLFLLLGSVLGLFIGALPGLSATMGVAILTPMTFWLPAEQGLAMLISIYCTAIFAGGIPAILVNTPGTPASMVTTFDGYPLTKQGKAGLALGVNAIYSGVGGLISVLFLMFLAQPIARFALNFGAAEYFALAIFGLSMIISVSGSTIRKGLISGLIGLFIATVGLDPITSTPRFTFGSSELYDGISFIPIMIGVFGLGEVFYQLLLKRQQQMSTNVKKKVGRVIPNRQERKEMRKPFVFSAILSPIIGAIPGAGGDIASIVTWEQSKRMAKGKKKTEYGKGSLGGLAATTTANNGVIGGAFTTMLTLGLPGDAVTAVLLGSLMMYGMQPGPNLFTENPDIVTTIIVLLLLANILVIIIGLAGASLFSRLMLLKQEYIWVSVVLFSIIGAFALNNSYVDVWIVFISGIVGLLFRKLDIPLGPLILGILLGPMAESNFRRALVMGGDQAYLMFLTRPIALTLLLLAVLSLVVPMLLSIIRSYKEKQSA from the coding sequence GTGCTTGCACAAGTATTTACCCCAGGCACTTTATTATTTTTATTGCTTGGCAGTGTATTAGGGCTGTTTATTGGGGCTTTGCCTGGGCTAAGTGCAACAATGGGTGTTGCGATCTTGACACCAATGACGTTTTGGCTTCCTGCTGAGCAAGGTCTTGCGATGCTCATTAGTATTTATTGTACTGCTATTTTTGCAGGGGGCATTCCGGCGATTCTCGTCAATACGCCAGGTACACCTGCTTCGATGGTGACGACATTTGATGGGTACCCTTTAACAAAGCAAGGTAAAGCGGGCTTGGCTCTAGGTGTCAACGCAATTTATTCAGGTGTCGGCGGTCTCATTAGTGTGTTGTTTCTCATGTTCTTGGCGCAGCCCATTGCTCGCTTTGCTTTGAACTTTGGTGCAGCTGAATATTTTGCCTTAGCTATCTTTGGCTTATCTATGATTATTAGCGTGTCGGGAAGCACGATACGAAAAGGATTGATCAGCGGTTTAATAGGTTTGTTTATCGCCACAGTAGGTCTAGATCCGATAACGAGTACGCCCCGATTTACGTTCGGGTCCAGTGAATTATATGATGGTATATCTTTCATTCCAATCATGATCGGGGTGTTTGGACTTGGTGAAGTGTTCTATCAATTGCTGTTAAAGCGACAACAGCAAATGTCGACAAACGTAAAGAAAAAGGTTGGACGAGTGATACCAAACCGTCAAGAGCGGAAAGAAATGAGAAAGCCATTTGTTTTTTCGGCAATACTGTCGCCAATCATAGGAGCCATTCCCGGGGCCGGCGGAGACATTGCTTCGATCGTCACTTGGGAGCAAAGTAAACGGATGGCAAAAGGGAAAAAGAAAACAGAGTATGGTAAAGGTTCTTTAGGTGGGCTGGCAGCGACAACAACAGCGAATAACGGAGTGATTGGCGGCGCTTTTACGACAATGCTTACGCTAGGATTGCCGGGAGACGCGGTCACAGCCGTTTTGCTAGGATCATTAATGATGTACGGTATGCAGCCAGGACCTAACCTGTTTACTGAAAATCCTGACATTGTAACAACGATCATCGTACTCTTGCTTTTGGCAAATATTCTTGTGATCATCATTGGTCTTGCTGGTGCGAGCTTGTTTTCCAGATTGATGTTATTGAAGCAAGAATATATCTGGGTTTCCGTCGTTTTATTTAGTATCATTGGAGCCTTTGCATTAAACAATTCGTATGTTGATGTTTGGATTGTTTTCATTAGTGGCATTGTAGGATTGCTGTTTCGCAAATTGGATATTCCTTTAGGTCCACTCATTTTAGGTATTTTACTTGGTCCAATGGCAGAGTCAAACTTTAGAAGGGCGCTTGTCATGGGGGGCGACCAAGCGTATCTCATGTTCTTAACGAGGCCAATTGCACTTACGCTACTTTTACTAGCGGTTTTATCATTGGTTGTTCCAATGTTACTCAGCATCATACGATCATATAAGGAGAAGCAATCAGCTTAA
- a CDS encoding helix-turn-helix transcriptional regulator: MTTDMIHVCFRRMNEKWTDADFQAHSHERFEIYRFHSGDCKYVIGDRVHTLQPGDIIMMNGLTLHGARPLATKPYERSVLEFSQSWIEPVLKSIQLPELLLPFYKLNNFLFRNVEEDSLREIDHLFCETAALNDVRVSLDRADPQGRLIEGEMATLVTRILIKMYQLSHSRLAQLPPQESEKSKHVDRIVTWIQNSFQLNITLNDIANDLNISKYHMCRIFKEVTGLTVMQYLMSVRLHRAKYLLEMTVDKTVLDIALESGFENASHFSRLFRQQVCMTPSQYRKQKIRANPINSLSK; encoded by the coding sequence ATGACAACTGATATGATCCATGTCTGTTTTCGTCGGATGAATGAGAAATGGACAGATGCAGACTTCCAAGCGCATTCTCATGAAAGGTTTGAAATCTATCGCTTTCATAGTGGGGATTGTAAATATGTGATTGGTGACCGAGTTCATACGCTTCAGCCTGGAGATATCATTATGATGAACGGATTAACGCTTCACGGTGCAAGGCCGTTAGCGACGAAGCCTTATGAGCGAAGTGTGCTTGAATTTTCTCAGTCTTGGATTGAGCCTGTCTTAAAAAGCATTCAATTGCCAGAGCTGCTGTTACCATTTTATAAATTGAACAATTTTTTATTTCGAAACGTTGAGGAAGACAGCTTACGTGAAATTGACCATCTTTTTTGTGAAACAGCGGCATTAAATGACGTGAGGGTTTCACTGGATCGAGCAGATCCACAGGGAAGATTGATCGAGGGGGAGATGGCAACGCTCGTCACGCGCATATTAATTAAAATGTATCAATTAAGTCACTCGAGGCTAGCGCAGCTACCGCCTCAGGAATCAGAAAAAAGTAAGCACGTCGATCGGATTGTGACGTGGATACAAAACTCGTTTCAACTGAATATTACCTTAAATGATATCGCGAATGATTTGAATATTAGCAAATATCATATGTGTCGCATTTTTAAAGAGGTGACCGGGCTGACGGTCATGCAATACTTAATGAGTGTTCGGCTGCATCGGGCAAAATATTTACTGGAAATGACTGTTGATAAAACAGTCTTAGATATTGCGTTGGAATCGGGCTTTGAAAATGCATCTCATTTTAGTCGTTTATTTCGTCAACAGGTTTGCATGACCCCTTCTCAGTATCGAAAACAAAAAATTCGAGCAAATCCTATCAATTCATTGAGTAAATAA
- a CDS encoding sugar phosphate isomerase/epimerase family protein, which translates to MKLAFTTLGCPTWDIDTMIEQAVSWGYQGIDFRGYLGEMDVYRTKPFTDDIDKTKQNVAKAGLEIPCFSSSVRLYSDQQKHEAYVDELKEYIRLCQIFNTPYIRVFGGDIGGSSREEALQMASEHAKTFAHLAETGGVTLLLETHDSWTKCQYVRDLLEKVDSNAFQVLWDVHHPYRTADEPIQETWDTLGQSIRYTHWKDSYLKDEHPRGYQLCLMGEGDIPLEEIYQMLKAKGYDGYYTLEWEKVWCPEIEEPEIAFKQYSEYMHRIKEKHLST; encoded by the coding sequence ATGAAATTGGCATTTACGACGCTTGGATGTCCAACTTGGGATATTGACACGATGATTGAGCAAGCGGTCTCGTGGGGGTATCAAGGGATTGACTTTCGTGGCTATTTAGGTGAGATGGATGTTTACCGAACAAAACCTTTTACAGACGATATTGATAAGACGAAGCAGAATGTAGCGAAAGCCGGTTTGGAGATTCCCTGTTTTTCAAGCTCGGTCCGCTTATATTCAGATCAGCAAAAGCACGAAGCGTATGTCGACGAATTAAAAGAGTACATTCGATTATGTCAAATATTTAATACGCCGTATATTCGTGTTTTTGGTGGTGATATTGGCGGAAGTAGCCGAGAAGAAGCATTGCAGATGGCTTCTGAACATGCGAAGACATTTGCTCACCTCGCTGAAACGGGAGGAGTTACATTGTTATTGGAAACGCATGATAGCTGGACGAAGTGTCAATATGTTCGTGATCTTTTAGAGAAGGTTGATTCTAATGCATTCCAAGTGCTTTGGGATGTACATCATCCGTATCGCACAGCAGACGAGCCGATTCAGGAGACGTGGGATACACTCGGACAATCGATTCGTTACACGCATTGGAAAGATTCATATTTGAAAGACGAACACCCGCGCGGCTACCAGTTGTGTCTAATGGGCGAGGGGGACATACCACTTGAGGAAATCTATCAAATGCTTAAAGCAAAAGGCTACGACGGCTATTACACATTGGAATGGGAGAAAGTATGGTGTCCAGAAATCGAGGAGCCTGAAATCGCGTTTAAGCAATATAGCGAATATATGCACCGGATCAAAGAAAAGCACCTTTCAACGTAA
- a CDS encoding SIMPL domain-containing protein, with protein MSNVYQRPIHDEFEQNTLTVVGYGQVSGVPDEAEWVLGVVTEGDQIELAQEKNDNTTAAVIEALKQSGVAEQGISTVTYRIEPRYDYVEGQEQFRGYEVTHLLQASTEQIAEVGSIVDAAVKAGANRVVSITFTSSETEALQRQALREATLEAQAKAQVLAETLNVMLNEPPMEVVEIPSDRIQSEAMFSASVKQAPIQPGSIVEGAAIKLTYSF; from the coding sequence ATGAGTAATGTTTACCAACGGCCGATACATGATGAGTTTGAACAAAATACGCTAACGGTGGTAGGTTACGGTCAGGTGTCAGGTGTACCAGATGAGGCTGAGTGGGTTCTTGGTGTCGTGACTGAGGGTGATCAAATTGAATTGGCGCAAGAAAAAAATGACAACACGACAGCTGCGGTAATCGAGGCATTAAAGCAAAGCGGCGTGGCAGAACAAGGGATCAGCACGGTTACGTATCGAATTGAACCAAGGTACGATTACGTAGAGGGGCAGGAGCAATTTCGCGGATATGAGGTGACACACCTCTTGCAGGCGAGCACAGAGCAAATTGCTGAGGTGGGCTCGATTGTTGATGCGGCGGTAAAAGCTGGGGCGAATCGGGTCGTATCTATTACGTTCACTTCATCAGAAACAGAAGCGTTACAACGGCAAGCTCTACGTGAAGCAACCCTTGAGGCGCAGGCAAAAGCACAAGTGCTTGCGGAAACCTTAAATGTCATGCTTAATGAGCCTCCGATGGAAGTTGTCGAAATTCCTTCAGATCGCATCCAAAGTGAAGCAATGTTCAGTGCATCTGTTAAGCAAGCACCCATTCAACCAGGGAGCATTGTAGAGGGAGCAGCGATAAAGTTAACTTATTCATTTTAA
- a CDS encoding FAD-dependent oxidoreductase, whose protein sequence is MKIAVIGCTCAGAAAVTNMLNMYSDVQVTIYEENDYVSFLASGIALHVQKITSDSQRLYDSVFNHFEDEGIQMRMQHEVTAVDVKKKIIQATNLMTGEKTKDTFDKLIITTKTIPIVPNLPGDELENIYFCENSDYAKVLIHKARDARNVVILGAGNVSVELAAALAVQGKQVTLIDRKSRILSQHFDAQLTEPLDELLSEHGVMLALGQTVLGFEGEEGKVTRVMTSEQVHPADIVISCLGWRPDTDHFNGQVDMLETGFILVDRFLQTSAKDVLAAGSCVVFRDQPMQQEVNVPLATNELKMGVVAAKNVLQKTVAHPGLQGTLGIQLFHHFVASTGMTEERASFLDLDVDTVDIQEKYSAKKWQVCSLFAVKLSSIACLEKY, encoded by the coding sequence ATGAAGATAGCGGTCATCGGCTGCACTTGCGCTGGAGCGGCAGCCGTTACAAATATGTTAAATATGTATTCTGATGTCCAAGTCACCATCTATGAGGAGAATGACTATGTCTCTTTTTTGGCGAGCGGGATCGCGCTACACGTTCAAAAAATCACGTCAGATTCACAACGATTATATGATTCTGTGTTTAATCATTTTGAAGATGAGGGTATACAAATGCGGATGCAGCATGAAGTGACTGCTGTTGATGTAAAGAAAAAAATCATTCAAGCAACAAATTTAATGACTGGTGAAAAAACGAAGGACACATTTGATAAATTGATTATCACGACGAAGACTATACCTATTGTTCCAAATTTACCAGGGGATGAGCTTGAGAACATATATTTTTGTGAAAATAGTGATTACGCAAAGGTACTTATACATAAAGCAAGGGATGCTAGGAATGTTGTCATCCTTGGTGCTGGAAACGTTAGTGTTGAATTAGCGGCCGCTTTAGCGGTTCAAGGCAAGCAAGTCACGCTCATTGATCGGAAGTCACGAATCCTGAGTCAGCATTTTGACGCACAATTGACTGAGCCGTTGGACGAGCTGTTAAGTGAACATGGTGTGATGCTTGCCTTAGGGCAAACAGTGTTAGGCTTTGAAGGAGAAGAGGGAAAAGTAACACGTGTTATGACATCTGAGCAAGTTCATCCTGCGGACATCGTGATTTCATGTCTTGGATGGCGGCCAGACACAGACCATTTCAACGGGCAGGTCGATATGCTTGAAACTGGATTTATTCTCGTGGATCGTTTTTTGCAGACGAGTGCGAAAGACGTATTGGCGGCGGGAAGCTGTGTCGTATTCCGTGATCAGCCTATGCAGCAGGAAGTAAATGTCCCCTTAGCAACTAACGAACTGAAAATGGGTGTAGTGGCTGCGAAAAATGTATTACAAAAAACGGTTGCTCATCCTGGTTTACAAGGAACTTTAGGGATTCAACTTTTTCATCATTTTGTTGCGTCTACAGGCATGACAGAAGAACGAGCCTCCTTCCTCGATTTGGACGTAGATACAGTGGATATTCAAGAGAAGTATAGCGCTAAAAAATGGCAAGTGTGCAGCTTGTTCGCTGTAAAGTTGTCTTCAATAGCGTGTCTAGAAAAATATTAG
- a CDS encoding M15 family metallopeptidase, with protein MKFPHFLILIGVIVCALWMIKESVPSSLNYETSSPIEKMKDKEPPQGLHPVVEQKKNELVEKAKNAGIEILITDDFRSFAEQDRLYAQGRTTEGAIVTNAEGGESLHNYGLAIDFALRTASGDVIWDLEFDGNQNGEADWMEVVAIAKALEFEWGGDWTSIQDYPHFQYIPEAFVFDES; from the coding sequence ATGAAGTTTCCACATTTTCTTATTCTCATTGGTGTGATCGTTTGCGCCCTTTGGATGATTAAAGAAAGCGTCCCTTCTAGTCTGAACTATGAGACGTCTTCACCTATAGAAAAAATGAAAGATAAAGAGCCTCCTCAAGGTCTCCATCCTGTCGTTGAACAAAAGAAAAATGAACTAGTCGAAAAAGCGAAGAATGCCGGTATTGAGATACTCATTACTGACGACTTTCGCTCCTTTGCAGAACAAGATCGTCTCTATGCACAAGGGCGAACGACTGAGGGGGCGATTGTCACGAATGCAGAAGGGGGAGAATCGCTGCATAACTATGGACTAGCCATTGATTTTGCCCTTAGAACCGCATCAGGCGACGTTATTTGGGATTTAGAGTTTGATGGGAATCAAAATGGAGAAGCTGACTGGATGGAGGTCGTTGCAATTGCCAAAGCCCTTGAATTTGAATGGGGAGGAGACTGGACGAGCATTCAAGATTACCCTCACTTTCAATACATTCCGGAAGCTTTCGTTTTTGACGAATCGTAA
- a CDS encoding superoxide dismutase family protein, whose amino-acid sequence MRYIFHSVWTILFIVIFTACNQVDSPEDKKDIEAEAATVDVFEQSEYSTEGMRPSAIAELIDTDENVIGDVTFYDVDGKTAVELTAEGLSPGFHGFHIHDIGVCEADASDGPFTTAKGHYNPEGTEHPDHAGDLPVAFASEDGKAQLTVITDRFTSRELVEAGAGVIIHESDDNFANIPDRYQSDAQKKPGPDEETLKAGDAGSRAACGVVVAP is encoded by the coding sequence TTGCGGTATATCTTTCATAGTGTATGGACGATTCTTTTCATCGTTATCTTTACAGCATGTAATCAAGTTGATTCTCCTGAGGACAAAAAAGATATTGAGGCAGAGGCGGCAACGGTTGATGTGTTTGAGCAAAGTGAATATTCAACCGAGGGTATGCGACCAAGTGCAATCGCAGAGCTCATTGATACGGATGAGAATGTGATTGGAGACGTCACTTTCTATGACGTAGACGGTAAAACAGCCGTTGAGCTAACTGCAGAAGGTTTGTCTCCAGGTTTCCATGGATTTCATATTCACGACATCGGCGTTTGTGAAGCAGATGCGTCAGACGGTCCGTTTACGACGGCAAAAGGGCATTACAACCCTGAAGGCACAGAACACCCTGATCACGCCGGCGATTTGCCAGTTGCTTTTGCAAGTGAGGATGGCAAGGCACAGTTAACGGTCATCACTGATCGTTTTACAAGTCGGGAGCTGGTCGAAGCGGGAGCTGGTGTCATTATCCATGAAAGTGATGATAACTTTGCAAATATTCCAGATCGATATCAATCCGACGCTCAAAAAAAGCCTGGTCCCGATGAAGAAACTTTAAAGGCGGGAGATGCAGGCAGTCGAGCAGCATGCGGAGTCGTCGTTGCCCCGTAG